One segment of Candidatus Cloacimonas sp. DNA contains the following:
- a CDS encoding HAD family hydrolase: MSTKPEIKAIIFDLDGTLIDSITDIANAMNAALKELGYPEHPVDAYKHFIGDGQMELARKVLPENKRTPENINALAKKYWDNYDIAWYLHTNIFSGVLYLIQLAVARKMKLAILSNKPHYFTKKMIRHFFRGAMIRHTKNPFGVYSGEEPDKPRKPDPTLALELADKMKVKPKFCAFVGDSIVDIQTAKNAGMIAIGAAWGYSSKKDLQDAGADMIFDSPTQMSAYLDSLPMCL; the protein is encoded by the coding sequence ATGAGCACTAAACCTGAAATCAAAGCCATCATCTTCGATCTTGATGGCACCCTCATAGACAGCATTACAGATATCGCCAATGCAATGAATGCTGCTTTAAAAGAACTTGGCTATCCAGAACATCCTGTTGATGCCTATAAGCATTTTATAGGAGATGGTCAAATGGAACTGGCAAGAAAAGTTTTGCCGGAAAATAAGCGGACTCCAGAAAATATCAATGCGCTTGCCAAAAAATACTGGGATAACTACGATATTGCTTGGTATCTGCATACTAATATTTTCTCAGGTGTGCTTTATTTAATTCAGCTTGCCGTAGCGCGTAAAATGAAACTAGCAATCCTTTCCAATAAGCCACACTATTTTACAAAAAAGATGATCCGTCACTTCTTCCGGGGAGCTATGATCCGCCATACAAAAAATCCTTTTGGCGTTTATAGCGGTGAAGAGCCAGATAAGCCCAGAAAACCAGACCCCACATTGGCATTGGAGCTGGCAGACAAAATGAAAGTAAAGCCCAAATTTTGTGCCTTTGTGGGTGATAGCATCGTTGATATTCAAACTGCTAAAAATGCAGGAATGATAGCTATCGGAGCTGCTTGGGGTTACAGCAGCAAAAAAGACCTTCAGGATGCAGGCGCGGATATGATTTTTGATAGCCCAACGCAGATGTCTGCCTACCTTGATTCTCTGCCAATGTGTCTATGA
- a CDS encoding secondary thiamine-phosphate synthase enzyme YjbQ, whose protein sequence is MKSYRKELHLKTEKRRDYLNITLEVKNALFESGIQEGLCLVNPMHITASIFINDDETGLHNDFETWLEKLAPEKPYSQYHHNGFEDNADAHLKRQIMGREVVIAVTNGELDFGTWEQIFYGEFDGKRDKRVLIKIIGE, encoded by the coding sequence ATGAAAAGTTACAGGAAAGAACTGCACCTTAAAACTGAAAAACGCAGGGACTATCTAAATATCACTTTAGAGGTAAAAAATGCCTTATTCGAAAGTGGTATCCAAGAAGGCCTTTGCTTGGTTAATCCTATGCACATTACTGCCTCCATTTTCATCAATGACGATGAGACGGGATTGCATAACGATTTTGAGACCTGGCTGGAAAAATTAGCCCCGGAAAAGCCCTATTCCCAATATCACCATAATGGTTTTGAAGATAATGCCGATGCACATCTGAAAAGACAAATTATGGGAAGAGAAGTTGTTATTGCCGTTACTAATGGTGAATTGGATTTCGGCACTTGGGAACAGATATTCTATGGCGAATTTGATGGTAAGCGTGATAAACGGGTCTTAATCAAAATAATTGGAGAATAG
- the wecB gene encoding UDP-N-acetylglucosamine 2-epimerase (non-hydrolyzing): protein MKIVQIVGARPQFIKLAPLSREVRKRHQEIIIHSGQHYDPQMNEVFFRDMEIPAPDYNLKVGSGSQALQTASILTALEPVLENERPDLVVVYGDTNTTLAGALCATKLNIKTAHIESCLRSFNKSMPEEINRIVADHLCDILFAPTETAMQNANKEGLQNKTYLVGDIMVDALLFGMRKAKNESQVLSHLKLAPESYCLLTLHRPYNVDDPKNLQQILTGLNQLQKNIIFPVHPRTRNILSKMHDKQFVNLRYIEPQAYLDFMMLMQNAEMIFTDSGGVQKEAYILKRPCVTLRPETEWLETVQSGWNFLLPVDSKDFPSAITAFQPPAEHPDLFGMNVAPKILKIMESQG from the coding sequence ATGAAAATAGTTCAAATTGTTGGTGCCAGACCTCAATTTATAAAACTGGCTCCGCTTTCCAGAGAAGTTAGAAAACGCCATCAGGAAATAATTATTCACAGTGGTCAGCATTACGACCCGCAAATGAATGAGGTCTTTTTTCGCGATATGGAAATTCCAGCTCCAGATTATAACCTGAAGGTTGGTTCCGGAAGTCAGGCATTGCAAACAGCTTCAATATTAACTGCTCTGGAACCAGTTTTGGAAAATGAGCGCCCTGATTTAGTAGTTGTTTATGGAGACACAAATACTACTTTAGCAGGAGCTTTATGTGCAACTAAGCTAAACATTAAAACAGCTCATATAGAGTCCTGCCTGCGTAGTTTCAATAAAAGTATGCCAGAAGAAATAAATCGCATCGTAGCAGACCACCTGTGTGATATTTTATTTGCACCCACTGAAACGGCAATGCAAAATGCGAATAAAGAAGGACTACAAAATAAAACATATCTTGTGGGAGATATAATGGTGGATGCACTTCTTTTTGGAATGAGAAAAGCAAAAAATGAATCCCAAGTGCTGTCTCACTTAAAATTAGCTCCGGAAAGTTATTGTCTGCTTACTTTGCATAGACCCTATAATGTAGATGATCCTAAAAATCTGCAACAGATTCTTACAGGTCTGAACCAGTTGCAGAAAAATATTATTTTCCCCGTTCATCCTCGCACTCGCAATATTTTAAGCAAGATGCATGATAAACAGTTTGTTAATCTTCGCTATATAGAACCCCAAGCATATCTGGATTTTATGATGTTGATGCAAAATGCGGAAATGATATTTACTGATTCCGGTGGTGTTCAAAAAGAAGCATACATTCTAAAAAGACCTTGCGTAACTTTGCGTCCGGAAACAGAATGGCTGGAGACAGTCCAAAGTGGATGGAATTTTCTGTTACCAGTTGATTCTAAAGATTTTCCCTCAGCTATAACTGCTTTTCAACCACCGGCAGAGCATCCAGATTTGTTTGGTATGAATGTAGCCCCAAAAATTCTAAAAATAATGGAATCTCAAGGATAA
- a CDS encoding 30S ribosomal protein S1: MLTHDQNTVETEVKEMETNNPELEPVLDISEDTMSKSTVEEEETPSIAVSEEMLSNEPETNVAENKESEIPVSLKPEKELTQEEKEHQEMLSMYEESFSSFKKGEIIEGTVVDISDKEVRVDIGFKSEGVIPLSEFAYSGIPEPNSVIKVFISEIENGEGKVLLSKKRADYLINIERIKNAYVNGTSLSGVIRRRVKGGMIVDILGIEGFLPGSQMSLKPIPNLDQFIGKELVFKVVNIDEEHHNIILSRRQVLEEEAEQKKQELLKKIAIDSELDGEVKNITQYGAFIDLGGIDGLLHLSDMSWGKINHPSEMLQIGDKVKVKVINFDPETNKISLGLKQLVPHPWENIEIKYPEGNRVTGKVVNVKSFGAFVELEPGVEGLVHISEMSWTKKITDARKFVKIGETINAIVLELDKENKRISLGMKQMDPNPWLTIEDRYPIGTILTRKIKSLTAFGAFVEIEEGIDGLIHISDMSWTKRIYHPREIYKKNQEVQTIVLSIDRAQHRIALGVKQLIPDPWGILDQILPVNTEVKGKISKLIPKGLLVDVPINDDVVEGFIPISHLAIPKLEHSDDAFHIGEELPLKVIELDMENRRLILSVKAFFFSRDPKLQEEYIALHEQFIRDKVARQQKKKQEKDSREKKVTEKKETEEKTEIASENDTVDEMATEMVKEVIIPIDSDEVVQITEPEMKADLEHETEESADKISPETENSATEEEPKDMDKLEPEIKEEINSEQDEATLKDEDSFKEE, translated from the coding sequence ATGTTAACACATGATCAAAACACAGTCGAAACTGAAGTAAAAGAAATGGAAACCAATAATCCTGAATTGGAGCCCGTTTTGGACATTAGTGAAGACACGATGTCAAAATCAACAGTTGAGGAAGAAGAAACACCCTCAATTGCCGTATCCGAAGAAATGTTAAGTAATGAACCCGAAACAAATGTTGCGGAAAACAAAGAAAGTGAAATTCCCGTTTCCCTAAAACCGGAAAAAGAACTTACTCAGGAAGAGAAAGAACATCAGGAAATGCTTTCTATGTATGAGGAATCATTTTCCAGCTTTAAAAAAGGTGAAATCATCGAAGGAACAGTTGTGGATATTTCCGATAAGGAAGTTCGCGTTGATATCGGATTCAAATCCGAAGGCGTAATTCCTCTCTCGGAATTTGCTTATAGTGGAATTCCAGAACCAAATTCTGTGATTAAGGTCTTTATTAGCGAAATTGAGAATGGCGAAGGCAAAGTATTGCTTTCCAAAAAGAGAGCCGACTATCTAATCAACATTGAACGCATCAAGAATGCTTATGTGAATGGGACTTCTTTGAGCGGAGTAATTCGCCGACGCGTGAAAGGTGGAATGATTGTAGATATACTTGGTATTGAAGGTTTTCTACCTGGCTCGCAAATGTCTTTAAAGCCCATTCCCAATTTGGATCAGTTTATTGGTAAAGAGCTTGTTTTTAAAGTTGTAAATATAGATGAAGAACACCATAATATAATTCTTTCCCGCCGGCAAGTTTTGGAAGAAGAAGCGGAACAGAAAAAGCAGGAACTGCTGAAAAAGATTGCGATTGATTCAGAATTGGACGGAGAAGTAAAAAATATCACTCAATATGGCGCTTTTATAGATTTAGGCGGAATTGATGGTTTATTACACCTTTCCGATATGAGCTGGGGTAAAATTAACCACCCTTCTGAAATGCTACAGATTGGAGATAAAGTAAAAGTAAAAGTAATCAATTTCGATCCTGAGACCAATAAAATATCTCTTGGATTGAAACAATTGGTGCCTCATCCTTGGGAAAATATTGAAATTAAATATCCCGAAGGAAACAGAGTAACTGGTAAGGTTGTTAATGTAAAATCCTTCGGTGCCTTTGTAGAACTTGAACCCGGAGTTGAGGGCTTAGTTCATATTTCAGAAATGAGCTGGACAAAAAAGATTACAGATGCGCGGAAGTTTGTGAAAATAGGCGAGACCATCAATGCCATAGTTCTGGAACTCGACAAGGAAAATAAAAGAATATCTTTGGGAATGAAACAGATGGACCCCAATCCTTGGCTAACAATTGAAGACCGCTATCCGATAGGGACTATTCTTACGCGCAAAATAAAAAGTTTGACGGCATTTGGCGCTTTTGTGGAGATTGAAGAAGGGATTGATGGTTTGATACATATTTCGGATATGAGCTGGACAAAAAGAATCTATCATCCCCGGGAAATTTATAAGAAGAATCAAGAAGTGCAAACAATTGTTCTCTCCATAGACAGAGCTCAACATAGAATTGCCCTGGGTGTAAAACAGCTGATTCCTGATCCCTGGGGAATATTAGACCAAATTTTACCGGTAAATACGGAAGTAAAAGGTAAAATCAGCAAACTAATTCCCAAAGGACTTCTTGTGGATGTTCCTATTAATGATGATGTAGTGGAAGGATTTATTCCGATTTCACATCTGGCTATTCCCAAGCTTGAACATAGTGATGACGCTTTCCATATTGGTGAAGAACTACCCCTGAAAGTGATTGAATTGGATATGGAAAACCGACGCTTGATCCTTTCCGTGAAGGCATTTTTCTTCTCCCGCGATCCTAAATTGCAGGAAGAGTATATTGCTTTGCATGAACAGTTTATACGCGATAAAGTTGCCAGACAACAGAAAAAGAAACAAGAAAAAGATTCTCGTGAAAAGAAAGTAACCGAAAAAAAGGAAACGGAAGAAAAAACGGAGATAGCTTCGGAAAACGATACTGTTGATGAAATGGCGACGGAAATGGTTAAAGAAGTTATAATACCAATAGATTCAGACGAAGTAGTCCAAATCACGGAACCTGAGATGAAAGCTGATTTGGAACATGAAACAGAAGAGTCCGCAGATAAAATAAGCCCAGAAACGGAAAATAGCGCGACAGAAGAAGAACCTAAGGATATGGACAAACTCGAACCAGAAATTAAGGAAGAGATAAATTCTGAACAGGATGAAGCTACATTAAAGGATGAGGACTCCTTCAAAGAAGAATAA
- the ispH gene encoding 4-hydroxy-3-methylbut-2-enyl diphosphate reductase encodes MRKIIVAIDGPAASGKSTTAKLLAQKLGYVYLDTGAMYRACALQAMRENISLNDLFAISSMLERIDIKISYGEKGNTIWLNGENVSEKIRTPEISSAASAISAIPIVRYKMVDLQRKLGKEGGVVLEGRDIGTFVFPEAEAKFFLIANLEVRALRRYKELQEKGIETTLPDVLQELKARDEADAGRSLAPLKPANDAIIIDTSNLTIEEQVIKLYEIICSQIDKLTNAKTARNGLSQIPEIYLAPYSGYCFGVKRAIQLAKETKNSNKPVWALGELIHNPGVIQELEQQGIRIAHNVSELKNSIVIIRSHGITKEEYQILVDNHNEIIDATCPYVQRTHRIIREMVEEDYPIIIFGDKQHPEVVSMFSYGNAKTIVLGEDEALPIIFEKKLALIAQTTQKVEKLKELVCKLLPKVAELRVFNTICLTTMLRQNATVELAKKSDAIIVIGGYSSSNTTALAKLSEKYCPTFHIEDEKQIENIDLSQYKKIGITAGASTPEEMIVRVYNVLLEKSGSFDTIKSIKEIPLFKEESC; translated from the coding sequence ATGCGAAAGATTATTGTTGCTATAGACGGTCCTGCTGCGTCCGGTAAAAGTACAACGGCAAAATTACTTGCTCAAAAATTGGGATATGTGTATTTGGATACGGGAGCAATGTATCGTGCTTGTGCTTTGCAGGCAATGAGGGAAAATATTTCTCTTAATGATCTTTTCGCCATTTCTTCTATGCTGGAAAGGATAGATATTAAGATATCTTATGGAGAAAAGGGCAATACAATTTGGCTGAACGGTGAAAATGTTAGCGAGAAGATTCGCACTCCGGAAATATCTTCTGCTGCTTCTGCCATTTCTGCCATTCCCATCGTGCGTTATAAAATGGTAGATTTGCAGCGCAAACTTGGCAAAGAGGGTGGAGTTGTTTTAGAGGGAAGAGATATTGGAACATTTGTTTTTCCTGAAGCGGAAGCCAAATTTTTCCTGATTGCAAATTTGGAAGTTCGTGCTTTGCGTCGTTATAAAGAACTGCAGGAAAAAGGGATAGAAACAACTTTGCCAGATGTCTTACAGGAATTGAAAGCGCGTGATGAAGCTGATGCAGGCAGATCTTTGGCTCCGTTAAAACCAGCAAATGATGCAATCATAATAGATACCAGCAACTTGACTATTGAAGAACAAGTAATTAAGCTCTATGAAATCATCTGCTCCCAAATTGATAAGTTAACTAATGCTAAAACAGCAAGAAACGGTTTGTCTCAAATTCCGGAAATTTATCTGGCCCCCTATTCTGGATATTGTTTTGGTGTAAAACGCGCCATTCAATTGGCAAAAGAAACCAAAAATAGCAATAAACCTGTTTGGGCATTGGGAGAACTGATTCATAATCCGGGAGTGATTCAGGAACTGGAACAACAGGGAATTCGTATTGCTCATAATGTCTCTGAGCTAAAAAACAGCATTGTTATTATTCGCTCCCACGGTATTACAAAAGAAGAATACCAAATACTGGTAGATAATCACAATGAAATTATTGACGCCACTTGTCCTTATGTGCAAAGGACACATAGAATAATCCGGGAAATGGTGGAGGAAGATTACCCCATAATCATTTTTGGCGATAAGCAACATCCGGAAGTAGTAAGTATGTTTTCTTACGGGAATGCCAAAACTATAGTTCTGGGTGAAGATGAAGCTCTTCCTATAATATTTGAAAAAAAATTAGCATTAATTGCTCAAACTACGCAAAAAGTAGAAAAGCTTAAAGAATTGGTATGTAAATTGCTCCCTAAGGTAGCTGAATTAAGAGTATTTAATACTATATGTTTAACGACGATGCTAAGGCAGAATGCAACAGTGGAGCTGGCAAAAAAAAGCGATGCTATAATAGTGATAGGGGGATATTCAAGTTCCAATACCACTGCTTTAGCAAAACTGAGTGAAAAATATTGCCCTACTTTTCATATAGAAGATGAAAAGCAGATAGAAAATATTGATCTTTCCCAATATAAAAAGATAGGAATAACTGCCGGGGCATCAACTCCGGAAGAAATGATAGTAAGAGTTTATAATGTATTATTAGAAAAAAGCGGGAGCTTTGATACAATTAAAAGTATTAAAGAAATCCCATTGTTTAAGGAGGAATCATGTTAA